One stretch of Natronobacterium gregoryi SP2 DNA includes these proteins:
- the lpdA gene encoding dihydrolipoyl dehydrogenase, whose translation MVVGDVTTGTDVLVVGAGPAGYVAAIRAGQLDLDVTLVEKDAYGGTCLNYGCIPSKALITATDIAHEARHAEEMGIHADPAVDMAGLIGWKDDVVDQLTGGVEKLCKANQVNLLEGTATFADENTARISHSGDGQGSETLEFEHAIVATGSRPIEIPNFSYDDEPVLSSKDALDLESVPESLVVVGAGYIGMELASVFAKLGTDVTVVEMLDSILPGYDDDLKRPVKQRADDLGIEFEFGYTASEWNENGDDIRVTAEPAKQAATDGGAEAVEADALELDAEKVLVAVGRQPVSDTLGLEEAGVETDDNGFIETDSRARTSVDHIFAVGDVAGEPMLAHKGSAEGQVAAEVIAGEPAASDHQAMPAVVFTDPEIATVGMTKSEAEDAGFETVTGEFPLRASGRALTMDEPDGFVKIVAEKEGGYVLGAGIVAPEASELVAELGLAIELGATLEDVASTVHAHPTLSESVMEAAENALGHAIHTLNR comes from the coding sequence ATGGTCGTTGGAGATGTCACCACCGGAACGGACGTACTGGTCGTCGGTGCTGGACCTGCCGGCTACGTCGCCGCGATCCGGGCCGGACAGCTCGACCTGGACGTAACGCTCGTCGAAAAAGACGCCTACGGCGGCACCTGCCTGAACTACGGCTGTATCCCCTCGAAGGCACTGATTACGGCAACAGACATCGCCCACGAGGCCCGCCACGCCGAAGAGATGGGTATCCACGCCGACCCCGCAGTCGACATGGCGGGACTGATCGGCTGGAAAGACGACGTCGTCGACCAACTCACCGGCGGCGTCGAAAAACTCTGCAAGGCAAACCAGGTGAACCTACTCGAGGGCACCGCCACCTTCGCCGACGAGAACACCGCCCGTATTTCACACAGCGGCGACGGCCAGGGTTCCGAAACCCTCGAGTTCGAACACGCCATCGTTGCCACCGGCTCGCGCCCCATCGAGATTCCGAACTTCTCGTACGACGACGAACCCGTGTTGAGTTCGAAAGACGCACTCGACCTCGAGTCCGTCCCCGAGTCGCTGGTCGTCGTCGGGGCCGGCTACATCGGCATGGAACTGGCGAGCGTCTTCGCCAAACTCGGCACCGACGTCACCGTCGTCGAGATGCTCGACTCGATCCTGCCGGGCTACGACGACGACCTCAAACGGCCGGTCAAGCAACGCGCCGACGACCTCGGTATCGAGTTCGAGTTCGGCTACACCGCCTCAGAATGGAACGAAAACGGCGACGACATCCGCGTCACCGCCGAACCAGCAAAGCAGGCTGCCACCGACGGCGGTGCCGAAGCCGTCGAGGCCGACGCCCTCGAACTCGACGCCGAGAAGGTACTGGTCGCCGTCGGTCGACAGCCAGTCTCGGACACGCTCGGACTCGAGGAGGCCGGCGTCGAGACCGACGACAACGGCTTCATCGAAACTGACTCGCGTGCGCGCACGAGCGTCGACCACATTTTCGCCGTCGGCGATGTCGCGGGCGAACCGATGCTCGCTCACAAGGGCAGTGCCGAAGGACAGGTTGCTGCCGAGGTCATCGCCGGCGAGCCGGCCGCGAGCGACCACCAAGCCATGCCCGCGGTCGTCTTTACCGATCCCGAAATCGCGACCGTCGGCATGACCAAATCCGAAGCCGAGGACGCTGGATTCGAAACGGTAACCGGCGAGTTTCCGCTGCGAGCCAGCGGGCGTGCACTCACGATGGATGAACCCGACGGCTTCGTCAAAATCGTCGCCGAAAAAGAGGGGGGATACGTCCTCGGCGCCGGCATTGTCGCTCCCGAAGCCTCCGAACTGGTCGCCGAACTCGGCCTCGCGATCGAACTCGGTGCGACCCTCGAGGACGTCGCCTCGACCGTCCACGCCCACCCGACGCTGTCGGAGTCGGTCATGGAAGCCGCCGAGAACGCGCTCGGCCACGCGATCCACACGCTGAATCGGTGA